From Fulvivirga lutea:
ATCCTTTAAACCAATACCCGATTTCTCTGATGATATAATAGATGCTTGCATTAAATTCAAATTTCTGAAAATACAACCCCAGGCTTTCACCCATTCCATGAACAAAGTCAGACTGAAATAATGGAATGAAAAATAATAACGAGAAGACTAGAATTGCCGCGTACCACCTTATTAAAGGTGCTAGTTTTAACCTTCTTAAAAATAACGGTAGAAATATTACTGGTATTAGCTTGCTAGCAATACTGGCAGCCATGTAAAAGCCTGATTTTACTATAGCATATTGGTGCATCAAGTACACTGACAACAACAAAAAGAAAATCATAAATGCTTCAAAATGAACATTACCGGTGAGTTCTAAAATCACCAAAGGATTAAGTGCATACATCAGAATATTTCTTTTCTGAAGTTTATAGCGTTCGAGCAATTTTAAGCCGATAATGATTGAACCTACCTCAGCAAGAAAAATGAGTGACTTGATGATTATATTACTTATGTAAATGGAATCGGTAGCTAACGTTGATACCCAGTAAATGAATTGAGCAAAAGGTGGATAAATGGTAAAGTATTCCGGTGAGTTCAATTTTGTATAAAGCGATTGATCCAATCCAGCCATCTCATTTCCAGAGATCATGTAAAAGGAAGGAACCTCAGAAAAAGGGTGAATGCCTGCATTTAGTAATCTTCCATCCCATATAAACCGATAAATGTCGTCAGACAAAGATGGGAAGGCGAAGACAAGTAAAAATCGTACTAAGAAGGCCAAACCTAAAAGATAGTTGATCTGAACATCGCTCTTTGAATAGTTTTTAACAAGAACGATATAACAAATGAAGACCAAAGTATAAGCCGGAATTAGAATTCCACTTTCGAACCTTTGGATAAAAAATGCTATTTGAACATATAATATGATGCTCAAGGCCATTAATAACCAAAAGAACCACTTCCTATTTAGCAGACGCAGCACCCGGTAAACTCTTTATTGAGTGATAAAATACCATCGCAAAACCTATGGCTAACATGAGGTGAAAAATTACAAGGCCCCAGTCCTTTAAAAATATACCACTGCTTACACCAAAGAAAAAATAGAAACTCAAAAATGCCTCTGACAATATGAGAAGGTTGAGCTTTGGCTTGATGTACGTGTTGTTTACCCAAGAATCTGTCTTGCTTTTAATGTTGAACTTGGGTGTTCTAATAAACTCACTTTTAAACCCAAACAAACCCTCTAAAACAGCTAGCCCATTATGAAGCGAAAGCCCCATTGAAACCGTTAAAAACATAGGATATATTTTAAAAAAGTACTTTGACGAATAGTTGGTGAGGGTATTTTTGGTTGCAACCCAATAAAAGAAAGTAATTGAGAAAAAACCGAGCAGAAAAACGCTGCCTATGTCAAACAGCAATTCTAACCTTGGATTCGCATCTTTAATAAAGAGCATGGGTATGCTCAATAATGAAGCAATTAGAAGACATACAAACACCGAACTATTAAACAAATGAAAAACGGCATGTATTTTACTCCCAAAACCTAAATCAGATTTTAGCACTTTACCTAAATTCTTCTTGGCCGTTTCTGCTGCACCTTTATTCCATCTGTATTGTTGAGATTTAACTGCTGACATGATAACCGGCAACTCAGCGGGAGCTACACAGTCTTCTAAGTACTTAAACTTCCAGCCCTTTAGTTGCGCCCGATAGCTTAAATCTAAATCTTCAGTTAATGTATCAGCAGACCAACCGCCAGCATCATTAATACATTCTTTCCTCCACACTCCTCCAGTACCATTAAAATTAATAAAACTGTTGGCGTGATTTCTACCAGTTTGTTCCACAGAAAAGTGTGCATCTAGTCCAAACGCCTGAAGCTCTGTGAGCAGTGAATAATCTCTATTTAAGTGGCCCCATCTGGTTTGTACTACACCTATATTAGCCTCGAATTGCGGTAAGGTCTTAAGTAAAAAATCTGGCTCAGGTAGAAAATCTGAATCAA
This genomic window contains:
- a CDS encoding cellulose synthase family protein, translated to MEWLVIVPYSLALLFIFVFSLSQLNLTWHYLKSKKNQTQAPSTLKDYPYVTVQLPIYNEKYVVERLLIKVAQFVYPKDKLEIQVLDDSTDETVELTAALVEKLQNTGLDIQHIRRPTREGFKAGALQYGMQMCKGEFIAIFDSDFLPEPDFLLKTLPQFEANIGVVQTRWGHLNRDYSLLTELQAFGLDAHFSVEQTGRNHANSFINFNGTGGVWRKECINDAGGWSADTLTEDLDLSYRAQLKGWKFKYLEDCVAPAELPVIMSAVKSQQYRWNKGAAETAKKNLGKVLKSDLGFGSKIHAVFHLFNSSVFVCLLIASLLSIPMLFIKDANPRLELLFDIGSVFLLGFFSITFFYWVATKNTLTNYSSKYFFKIYPMFLTVSMGLSLHNGLAVLEGLFGFKSEFIRTPKFNIKSKTDSWVNNTYIKPKLNLLILSEAFLSFYFFFGVSSGIFLKDWGLVIFHLMLAIGFAMVFYHSIKSLPGAASAK